The nucleotide sequence TCGACAACGCGATCGACGCGATGAGCTCGACCACCGGCGAACGGCGGCTCGAAGTCGCCATTCATCGAGGTCGCGGCGGAGTTGCCACCGTGATCGTGCGCGACAACGGATGCGGAATCCCCGAGGACAAGCAGGCCAAGATTTTCAATCCCTTCTACACCTCAAAGCAGAACGGCACCGGGCTGGGGCTCGGGGTCGCCAAGAAGGTTATCGACGCGCATCGCGGCACCATCGAGGTGTCAAGCGAGTTGGGGGTCGGCACGGAGTTCCTAGTGTCGATTCCGCTCGCCGATGCCGTCCGCGAGACCCCGGCCGATGCGACTGAACCGCTGGCAGACTCGCCCGCGACCACGTCGATCTCGATGAACGGGAATGCATCGAGCGAAACCCCAGTGCCGATGACGGCGCAGGGTGCAAATCCGCGAGGTCCGCAATGAAGGGCCGGCTACTCATTGTCGACGACGAGCGCGGAATCGTCATCGCGCTTAAAGGCCTCTTCACCAAAGAAGGCTACGAGGTCGAAACTTCCGAGTCGGGAGAACAAGCGCTGGAAAGGGTCAAGGCTGGTCTGTTTCACGTGATCATCACCGATCTTTCCATGAAGGGGATGAGTGGCCTGGACCTGTTGCGCCAGGTGCACGAATTGGATCCGCAGTGCGCGGTCCTGATGATCACGGCATACGGCAATCAGCGGATCGCGGTAGAGGCGATGAAGGCGGGGGCCGAGGACTACCTGCCCAAGCCGTTCGACAACGACGAGCTGCGCCTCAAGGTCCGCAAGGTAATGGAGACGCAGCTCCTTCGGCGCGCCCACGACCAACTGCTGGAACGCGTGCGCCTGGAGACTGGCACCTTCGAGAACATGATCGGCCGCTCCGCGGCGATGGTGCGGGTTTACGAGACTATCGAAAAGGTCGCGCCCACCGACGTAACCGTGCTGGTGCGCGGCGAGTCGGGCACCGGCAAGGAACTAGTCGCGCGCGCGATTCATTTTCGCAGCCCCCGCGCGCGCGCCGCGTTTATCGCGGTCAATTGCGCCGCGTTCTCGCGCGAGTTGGTCGAAAGCGAACTGTTCGGCCATGAGAAGGGCGCGTTCACCGGCGCCGTCGCCCGGCGCGAGGGCAAGTTCGAAGCGGCGGACGGCGGCACGCTGTTTCTCGATGAAATCGGTGACATGGGCCTGGAGACGCAGGCCAAGCTGCTGCGCGTGCTACAGGAAAAGCAGTTCGAGCGCATCGGAGGAAATCAGCCGCTGGCGGTCGATGTGCGCATAATCGCCGCGACCAACCAGGACCTCGAAGCAATGGTTAAGCAGGGGCGGTTCCGCGAGGACCTTTACTATCGCATCAAGGTGGTCGAGGTCCGACTGCCCGCATTGCGCGAGCGCCGCGAAGACATTCCGCTGATGGTCCAGCATTTTATCCGCGAGGCCTGCAAGCGTTACGAGAAACCCGAGAAGCAACTGACCGCGGAGGCCATGCGTGCCTGCATTGCGCAGCAGTGGAAGGGCAACGCCCGCTCCCTCAAGGCCGCGATCGACCAGGCGGTGATCCTGTCTTCGGGCAACGAGATCACGCCGGCGGACCTGCTTTCGGGGTCGGAGGTGGAAGCGGCGAGTAATCACGCCGCCGCGGTGCCGGCGGCGCTCGACCATGAAGTTGATGAGACGTCGGTGGCAGGGTCGAACGGGATGACCTTTCGCGAGGCGAAGGAGAAATTTGTCGGCGACTGGGAGCGCGCATTTTTTGTCCGCGCGCTCCGTGGCACCGGCGGCAATATTTCGCGGGCGGCGGAACGGACCGGGATGTACCGGCAGAGCTTCCAGCAAAAGATGAAGGAGCTCGGGATCACGGTGGCGGAGCTGGGGCTCAAATCCGACGAGGACTGAACGGAGCAAAATGCGATGAATGACACTTCGGATCTGACCACTGAATCACGCGGCGGCTGGAAAATTCACCCGCCCTTGTTTGCGGCGGTGCTGCTGGCCGGGACCCTGATCCTGCACGCGCTGTTTGAACACGGCGAGGTCGCCGCGCATCAGCTGCTGGGCCTCCTGCTGGTGGCTGGTGGAATTGGCGTTTCCTTCTTCGCCGCGGCACTGTTCCAGGCTCGCGACACCACCAAGAACCCCTACCGCGAACCATCGCGATTCGTGGTGGAGCGGCCCTACACGCTTACGCGCAATCCGATGTATCTGGGAATTACGCTTGCGCTGCTCGGGTTTGCGGTCTTCTTCAGTTCGGTCGTGATGATGCTGGCGCCGATCGGATTTTTCGTCGCGCTGGATCAGCTGGTTATTCCGAACGAGGAAGCGGCGATGGAGCGCCTCTTCGGCTCGCAATACCTCGACTACAAGACCCGGGTGAGGCGCTGGCTCTGAACCGACTGAGAATTGTCGATGCGGCCCAGCGATGGCGCATCGCCGAGGAGAAGTAAGATGCTTATTTCACGGATGATTAGCCTGATCGGCGGCAAACTGCGTCGCTGGCTCAAGTCGCACGAGGCGCGCGACCCCGAGGCAGTATATGAAGCTGCGATAACCGATCGCGTGCGCCGCTACCACCAACTGAAGAACGCCGCCGCCGGCGTCATCTACATGCGCAACAAGCTGGAGCGCGAGCTGCGCTCCAAGTCCGTCGAGCTCAAGGAGGTGGATGAACAGGCAGGACAGGCGGCGGACATGAACGAGGACCAGTGTGCGTTGATCCTGATCCAGCGCAAGCACGAGCTGGAAGCGGACTGCGCGCGGCTGCGCGAAGAGCTCGGCGATCTGACCCGCGAGGCCGAAGAGGCCAAGAAAAACTTGATCGCGTTCAAGGGCGAGATCGAGAAGCTCAAGGTCGAAAAAGTGCGGATGATGGCGCGGCTCAAGAACGCGCAAGCGCGGGTCAGGATTCAGGAAGCGCTCGAAAGCCTCTCATACGACGAGGACGTGCGCGCGCTCGAAGAAGTGCGCGAATCGATTCAGCGCACTCTCGCGCAGGCGGGAGTCAATCGCGAGTTGGGCGAGTCCGAACTCGGCGTGAAGCTCGATGAAATTCGCCGCCGCAACGCGGAGACCAAGGCAGCGGCAGAACTCGCGGACTTGAAGCGCCGTCGCCGTCCTCCGCTGGCGCCCATGGATATTTTTACCCAGGCCGCAGAGGCCGCCAACGGCCGGCCTCACCCGGGTAATGGCGAAGCAGCCTGATCCGCAATCGGCGTAGCGCGAGGGGGCCATAACGATGCATCGACGGGACGCAATTGATTCGTTGTTGACGGCGTGCGGAGTGCTGGCCCTGGGGGTTTTGCTGTCGCTCGCGCTCCCGAGGCTGGTGCACGTCAAACACGGCCTGGGCGACTTCAGACATCGCTGGTTCGGGCACGTCGAGGGCGTCGGCGGACCCCTCGACGTCAATGGTCCGCTGCGGGTGCGGGGCAACCTCTACATCGGCGGACCCGCAACCGTGCACGGACAGGTACAAGCACGCTGGATCAACGTCGGCGGTCCGAGAGAGGCCTCATTGCCGGCTGGCGAGCAGGCGGGCCCCAGCGGTCAGCAGTACATGAACAACCTAGCGGTTGGTGGACCGTTGACGGTTCAAGGTCCGCTAATCGTTGACGGCCGCCTGGTAGTTGGCGGCCCTTTATACTCCGAGCCGGCCCAGTAGGCCGGGCCACTCGATTTCGCTTCAGACCGAGGAGCCGGAACGATGCACCGACGGGACTCGCTGCTGGCCGTGTTAGTCCTGGCGGCACTCCCCTTCGCGGCCTGCCAGCATGAACATCTCAGTCGCAAAGAAGCCGGCACGGGGATGAACATTAATACCGCCGGCTTTCTGGGCGACGCGAGCGTCAACGTCAACCTTGGCATGTGCGCGGGCCGCGTCGCCCTGTCGCAGGGCGAGGCGACTATTCGGGACGACTGCTTCACCGGCGATACCAACGTGGTGCTCTGCACGGACGCGACGGCCGCAAGTCCAATCAAGTGCTCTCCTGCGCCCGGGATCTTGAGCATCTCGGGCAGCGGCGGCGACATCATCAGTTACGCGCGAGTTCGCTGAAACGGGATGACGGTGCGATCGTGAAGCGAGGGGTGGCGGTTATCGGGTGCTGCTTGGCTTTGGCTGCGTGCACCAGTGTGAATGTCGCGGCGCAGGGGGACGGTGCAGCCATCGGTGGCCCCCTGGCTGTGGCCGGTCCGTTGCGGGTGCAAGGCGACTTGCGGGTCGGCGGTCCGGCAACCATTCACGGACCGGTCCAGGCGCGTGCGCTAACCATCGGGGGTCCCGTCAAGACCACACTCCCGCGGGGCGAGCCGCCAGGTCCGGCGGGTCAGTCCTTTGCGACCTCGCTGGCCGTCGCGGGACCACTCACGGTGCAGGGCCCGCTAATCGTGGAAGGGGCGTTGATAGTAGGAGGACCGCTCACTTCCGAGCCCGTTCAGGAATCGTCGGACGTCGTTCCCCAACAAAGTCAAGTCTTTGCGCCGCCGGGCGACGTGCCGCCGCAAAAGCCAGCCCCCTCAACTGAATGGACTGAGTAGGGCCCGGTGGCTGGGCCGCGCGCCGCGCAACTACCGCCGAGCGAGGCCCGCCCCAGCCTCGCCCTCTTTCTGACACCCTGCATACGCCAGGCGTCCGCTCCGCTAGGTTTCGGCCAGGGCGCACCCGTCTACGGTGTCATGCGCGAATCGAGCAGGCGCTGCACGAAGATCAGGTCGAGCCAGCGGCCGAATTTGCATCCTACCTCGGGCATTCTCGCCACCTGCTTGAAACCCAGGTCAGCGTGCAAGGCGAGCGAAGCGTGGTTTAAAGCTTCGATTGCACCAACCATCGCGTGTGCTCGCGATGCAGTGGCTCGTTCGATGAGTGCGCGGAGCAGAATCCTGCCAATTCCGGAACGCCGGCGGTCGGCTCTCACGTAGATGGAATGCTCGACCGTGTGACGATAACCGTGCCACGCCCGAAAGTCAGCGAAGGTTGCATAGCCGAGAACGCTACCATCCTCGACTGCGACCTTGATTGGAAATCCGCGCGCCTGGCGCGCTTCGAACCAGCGCCGGCGGCCTTGGAGATCGTCGAGGGTGTCGAACCACACGGCGGTCGAGTTTGTGATTACTTCATTGAAGATCTCGAGGATTCCCGGCAGGTCATCGACGCTAGCATCGCGTACTTCCATTTCCTTCCTCGTTTATTATAGTGGAGAGGATCGGCACTATAGTGGACGCAACCGGGAGAAGTCTAGCGCAACGATTGCATCGCGAACGTGAGCTGCGGGGGTGGGCGCTGTCCGAGTTGGCCCGACGCGCCGCGGTTTCCAAGAGCATGATCAGCAAGGTCGAACGCGGCGAGGCCAGTCCAACCGCGAGTCTGTTGGGGCGGTTGGCCGGCGCGTTCGGGACTACGATGTCGAGCCTGCTTGAAGAACCGGCGTGCCCTCAACGCTTGACCCGCCGTAGCGATCAGTCGCTATGGAAGGACCCGGCAACCGGCTACTTGCGCCGTGCGATCTGTCCGCCGGGCGCGGGGCGAGCCGAAGTGACCGAGGTCACGCTGCCGGCCGGTGCGCGGGTGGCATTTCCAAAGGAAGCGTTCGCTTTCCTCGAGCAGCAAATCTGGATGATGCGAGGCACTCTGCATTTCACCGAAGGCCCTGTCGTCCATGTGTTACGGCGGGGAGACCACCTGACGCTCGGGCCACCCTCCGACTGCACCTTCGAAAACCATGACAAGCACGCTTGCGTTTACCTGGTTATGCTGGTGCGGTCTTCACGCGCAGAAATCCGCTGATTACCCAGCTGTCCCACAGCCCTGTCCGCGTCACTTTTTCGCGCTGTGCCCCCCTCGACAGGGTAGGGCGGGCGACCACATCACCGGCGGAAGAGGGCGGATTCCGCGATTTGCAGATCCAGAGCGTAGCGGCGGATCCAGTCCAGGGCGACCTGCGAAGTGAGCAGCTTGATCCAATCGCGAGTGCCGCGGAACTGGTAGCGGCGCGAGATCTGTCCGCGCTCGGAATCGAGTCCAAGACAGATCGTACCGACGGGCTTGTCCGGCGTGCCACCATCGGGGCCTGCCACTCCTGAGGTGGCGATTGCCACCTCGGCGCCGGTGCGCCTGCGCGCGCCCACCGCCATCTCGCGCACGCATTCCTCGCTCACCGCGCCCACCGTACGCAGGGTGGTCTCCGACACGCCGAGCAGCTCGGTTTTCATCTCGTTGGAGTAGGTCACCAGGTCGCCGATCAGATAATTCGAGCTGCCTGGAACGTTGGTCAGTCGATGGCCGATCAGACCGCCGGTGCACGACTCTGCAACCGCAAGCTTGATTTTCTTTTCGATCAGCAGCCGCCCGACTACTTCCTCCATGGTGATTTCGCCCTCGGCGAACAGGAATTCGGAGATCTTGCCGCGCACCCGCTGCGCCAGTTCCTCGAGCTTGCGCTCGGCCTCTCCGGGCTTGCCCTCGACGGTCAGGCGCAGCGAGATCTGCGGAAAGCTCGCGCGCAAGCCGACTCGCGCCTCGTCGGCCTTGATCAGGCCCGCGACCGCTTGATCGAGCGCCGACTCGCTCATTCCGAAGGTCTGGAAAATTCGCATGGCGATGACCTTGTCGGTGCCGCGATTTTTCTGAATCCACGGGATGACCCAGTTCTCCATCATCGGCTTCATCTCGCGCGGCACACCCGGCAGCACGATGAGCTGGGAGCTGTGGCCGGCGAGCGTGATCGGCAGTCGAAAGCCGGGCGCGGTGCCGAGGGGATTCGGGATGATCTCCGCACCGTCGGGAAAATCGGCCTGCTTGAGGTTGTTCTCGGGCATCACGCGGTTGATAGTGGCGAACAACCGCTTCATATGGTCGACCGAGGCCTGGTCGCGCACCAGTTTGACGCCCGCGATGCGGGCGACCGTCTCGGTGGTGAGGTCATCCACGGTCGGACCGATTCCGCCGGTAGAGATAACGACGTCGCTCATCGCGATTGCGGTGCGCCAGGCCCATTGCAGGCGATCGGGCACATCGCCCGTTGTGAGCACGGCCACCAGGTCAACGCCATTTTCGACCAGCTTGTCGGCCAAGTAGTTGGAATTGGTGTCGACGACTTTGCCGGTCATGATTTCGTCGCCGGTCGAGAGAATTGCGGCCCGTTCGATCATCGGTAACTCCTCACTGCAGCGAGTTTCTGGATTCGTTGAGTAGCCTAGGGCGTCCGTTCATGCAAAGGGCCCTGGTCATCCGGCACCATCACCGCTTCTTACGGGCGACGTCCCGCGGTCAGCCCTCGGTTGGGATAGCCTTGGTGGCGCAAGAAGGGCCTTCTTTCCAAAGGGCGGACGCAGGACGCGCCGCCCACGGGTCATGCGGCGCGATGCGCCTAGTGCACCAGCACGCGTCGCGCGACCTGTAGCAGTATGTTCGCGTAGATCGCGGAGCCCAGGTCATCCAGCATCACCCCGGTGCCGCCTTCCACCCGGCGATCGATCCAGCCGGCGGGGAACGGTTTCATCACGTCAAAGATGCGAAACAACACAAAACCCGCGAGCATCCACGGCACCGTGAGCGGATTACCGTACATGGTTGCGACCATTCCGAGGACTTCGTCGATCACGATTTTGGAACTGTCCGGTTCCTTGAAGATCACTTCGGCGCGTCCCGCGATCCAGCACGAGATCGCAAAAGCGGCCACGAAAACGACCAACGCCAGCGGCGGCGAATCGCTCCACAACGGTCCGAAGGCGAGCCAGACCACGAGCACTCCCACCAGCGAACCTGCCGTACCGGGTGCGAATGGCGAAAATCCGCTATAGGCGCCGGTGGCGATAAAGATAATGAGCGAGCGCATCGGGTTTCGGAGCGCGAGCGGTGGCGAGCCGCAGCTCCCGTTTGGGGTTGGTGCCTGTACTGAAGCTCGGCGCCGCTCACGCTGTGGGGTATGGCATGGGAGGTTGTTCGGCACCTACCTCTACCGCGGTTACCCCGTCGATGGTGCGGGCCACGCCGCAGACTAGTTCGTCCCAGGGCGCAACCAGGCCGGGGCCGCTGAGCGATACGGTGCCGGCGCGGCACGCCACTGAGATCTGCGCGTCGCGAATCTTCGGATGTGCCAATAGCGCGGCGTGAACTTCACCGGCGATGGCCGCATCGCTCAGGGCCGAGCGCGCCGCAGCATCCGCAGCCGCATTGATCTCGGCCGCAGCATTGGCCAGCAGTCGTGCTATCGCGCCGAGCGGCTGCGCGGAAGAATTCACGATCACGTCATAGAGGGTAGGGTCGTCGACATCGACGCCAGACAAGGTCTGGCTGCGCGCCTTGGTTTCGCGATCGACCTCGCGCACGTGTTTCTCCGCGCTGGCCGCCGAGAGCCGTTCTTCCTGCTCGGTACACTTGATTCGCTCAGCCATCGGGCTGACCACCCGAACCCGCAGCGCATAGCGAAGCGGCGGAGTCAGATGGGCGAGCGCGCGCCCGGCGACGACGATCGAATCGTGCGCGAGTTCCTTGAGCAAGACGGCGCGAATGTAGGCAAGGTAGCGATGGCTTTCGCTGCGCAGCCGCTCCCAGAAGTGGGGCGTGCGCAAATCGAACACCAGCAGCTGGTCTTCGCTCACGCCGAAGCGGCGAGCCGCCTCCGCAATCAGTTCCTGTCCGGTCTTAAAGCGCCATCCGAGCTGCTCCGCTGTCAGGCGTCCCAACTCGATGCCGCGGCTTCCGACTTGTTGGCTTATCGCGATGACCGCCATGGGAATCTCTCCGGCTTCCCGATGATCCGCACCCGCGCCGCATATTAGGGACAATACACACCGAACCGCAAACGTCGGAGATGGAATCCTCGCGGCGGCGCGGCTAGGATGGCGGCTACTCTGACTGCTCGTGGCGTGAAATTCTGCGCGCGACCTGAGCAAAAAGCGAGGCTGGGAAGCGAATTCCGATGGCAGCAAGAATGGCACGGCCGCGCCTGGCCGGCGCGGAAATAAATCCACGCGGGGTGCGCGGCGACATGACCGCGGCAGAGCTGATCGATACCGCGTTTCTCGCCTACAACGGCCGTAAGCTGCGCGACGCGTGCCGGCTGTTCGCGGAGCGCATGCTCGAACCCGACGTGGTGGTCGGGATGAGCGTGACCGGCGCGCTGACGCCCGCGGGTCTCGGGATGTCGTGCCTGATTCCGCTGATTGAGAACGGCTTCGTCGACTGGATGGTCTCGACCGGCGCGAACCTCTACCACGATACCCACTTCGGAATCGGGCTCAAGATGTACCAGGGCTCGGCCGAGGCCGACGATGTGGCGCTGCGCAATGCGGGCGTGGTGCGAATCTACGACATCTTTTTCGACTACCGCGTGCTGCTCTCGACCGACACTTTTTTTCGGGAAATCGCTCGGCTCGAGGAATTTCAGCGTCCGATGAGTACGGCCGAATTCCACTATCGGGCCGGAAGGTACGTTGCCGAGCGCGAGCGGATCTTAAAGCTCAAGCGCCGTTCGCTTCTGGCGGCGGCGTATGAATATGGACTGCCGATCTACACCTCGTCGCCGGGAGATTCTTCGATTGGCATGAACCTGGCGCTGCTGGAGATGGAAGGTCACGGCCTGCGGATCGACCCGCTGGCCGATGTGAATGAAACCGCGTCGATAGTCTACGCGGCCAAGCAAAGCGGCGGCAGGAGCGCGGTGTTTATTCTGGGGGGCGGCTCGCCCAAAAATTTCGTTCTCCAGACTGAACCCCAGATCCAGGAAGTCATGGGCGTCGCCGAAAAAGGTCACGATTATTTCCTGCAGGTGACCGATGCACGCCCGGACACGGGCGGACTCTCCGGTGCGACCCCGTCGGAGGCGGTCAGCTGGGGCAAGATCGATCCCAATCGTCTGCCGGACACGGTGGTCTGTTACGTGGATTCCACCGTGGCACTCCCGCTCATTACCGCCTACGCCCTGGCCCGCCGAAAGCGGCGCAAGCCGCGGCGACTCTACGACCGGCGCGGGGAGATGATGAACACGCTGGCTTCCGCCTACGAGAAGGTGCGCAAGAGGCGCCTCAAACGGGGCGAGAGTTGAAGGAGGGCAGGGTCCGCATCGAGTGCCCAGGAAAGCCTCTAAGCATTCAGAACCCCCCGTTCGCAAAGCACGCGAGATGATTTCCCCGGATGGAAACCTGCGGCGCGAACTCACCCTGGCGCGAAAGGCAGCGCGTGCGGCCGGCGATATCCTGCGCGGCTATTGGCGCCGCGGCGACTACCAAATCAGCTCCAAGGGAAAGGACAATCCGGTAACCCAGGCCGACCTGGAAGCAGATCGCACACTCAAGCGCCTGCTGCACGATCCATTTCCTGAATACGGCTGGCTTTCCGAAGAGACCGCCGACAGCGAGGCGCGCCTTAAATGTCGGCGGGTGTGGATCGTCGATCCACTCGACGGAACCAAGGAATTCATCCAGGGCATTCCGGAATTCTGCGTGGCGGTCGCGCTGGTCGAGGAAGGCCACCCGGTATTGGGAGTTACTTACAATCCCATAACCCGCGAGATGTTCTGGTCGGCGCGCGGGATGGGTTGTCATTTGAATACCGAACCGGTGCGGGTGACGCGGACCCGCGTGCTCCATCGCGCAAACGTGCTGGCGAGCCGAAGCGAGACCGCGCGGGGCGAATGGGAAGTATTCCACGGTCGGCTCAAGGTGAGCCCAACCGGGAGCGTCGCCTACAAATTGGCGCTGGTGGCGGCCGGGAAAGGCGACGCGACCTTCACGCGTTCACCGAAGAGTGAGTGGGACATCGCATCGGGGGCCGCGCTGCTCGCGGAAGCCGGCGGCACCATGACTGACATTCACGGCGCCATGATCCGGTTTAACCAGCGTCGCGTGAAGGTGGCGGGAATGATCGCGGACAATACGGTGCTACACGAACAACTGGTAAAGATCGCGCCGCATCCGGAAAGAGCTCCCGAGTAGGAAAATCCCTCCCTTCACGACGAGGGGATCCGGACCTCAATAAACTCAGGCGGATTTGGCCGGTTCGACGGCCGGTTGCACGGCGCGTTCGGCGGCTTTTTCAACGCCGGCCCTGCCCGGACCGGTTTCGGGCAAGAAGTAAAGTGCGACCGTCGGCAGGATTTGGAAGGCCAGGAATCCGAGCATCACTTCGCGCAGACCGATCGATGCGGCCAGCTTGCCGCCTAGCACCGGCGACAGGAACGCCCCGAAGTATCCGACCGCCCACACGAAACCCAACGAGGCGCCTAGGCGGGTGGGATTCATGTTCGGGAGCTCCATCATCAGGGTGGTAATGGCCACGAGCGATCCGGCCGAGCCGATTCCGACCAGGACCAGTGAAAGGCCAATCCACGTGGGGTTGCTCAGCTCGATCGCGCCGAAACATCCGACCAGGGTAAAAATTGCGATCGGCCAGGTGAAGGGTTTGCGCAGTCCGGTAAGAGCGGTCCCAAACCCGCCTCCGAGCACCGCGAAGAATCCGGTGAGCGGCAAGACCTGCGTCAGCAACGAGGCCTCTGCCAGGCTCATCCCGCGAAACCCTCGGAAGAATTGCGGCAGGAACGCGGTATACAGCTGAAACACCCACATGCCGCCGAATAGACCGATCGCGATCAGCAGCACGTTACGCATCTTCATCACTTCGATCAGTGCGGACTCGCTGGCGACATAGTTCTCCACCTCGGTGGGGACTGGTGCAGTAGTTCCCTGGCGTCCCAGGATGGTCCACAACAACGCCACCCCCGCGGTTGCGATGCCGTAGTCGAAGAGCACCGACTGCCATGACGAATCTACCGCCACGAACAGCGTCGGTGTGATGCGAAAGACCGCCGTCAGCCCGACGTATGCGAACGCGAAGTTTATCATGTTGATGTAAGGCCATTCGGATTCGCCGAACCATTCCATGGTGAGGGCGCCCGGCGGGGCTATCACCATCCCGAATCCCACGCCCTCCAGCACGCGGCAGAGGAGCAGCACGGAGAAACTCCCGGCAAAGCCGCTTGCGATCGCGGCGAGAGCCATCAACCACACGCCGATCTGGAGGCAGCGCAGCGCGCCGAGCTTCTCAATCACGACCGCACCAAGGATCGAGAAGATGCCGATGCAAAGCGCTATTATCGAGATGATCAGCCCGGCGGAGCCCAGCGTGATACCGAGTCCTTTCTTGATTTCGTCGAGAATCGGGGC is from Candidatus Binataceae bacterium and encodes:
- a CDS encoding sigma-54 dependent transcriptional regulator produces the protein MKGRLLIVDDERGIVIALKGLFTKEGYEVETSESGEQALERVKAGLFHVIITDLSMKGMSGLDLLRQVHELDPQCAVLMITAYGNQRIAVEAMKAGAEDYLPKPFDNDELRLKVRKVMETQLLRRAHDQLLERVRLETGTFENMIGRSAAMVRVYETIEKVAPTDVTVLVRGESGTGKELVARAIHFRSPRARAAFIAVNCAAFSRELVESELFGHEKGAFTGAVARREGKFEAADGGTLFLDEIGDMGLETQAKLLRVLQEKQFERIGGNQPLAVDVRIIAATNQDLEAMVKQGRFREDLYYRIKVVEVRLPALRERREDIPLMVQHFIREACKRYEKPEKQLTAEAMRACIAQQWKGNARSLKAAIDQAVILSSGNEITPADLLSGSEVEAASNHAAAVPAALDHEVDETSVAGSNGMTFREAKEKFVGDWERAFFVRALRGTGGNISRAAERTGMYRQSFQQKMKELGITVAELGLKSDED
- a CDS encoding isoprenylcysteine carboxylmethyltransferase family protein, with product MNDTSDLTTESRGGWKIHPPLFAAVLLAGTLILHALFEHGEVAAHQLLGLLLVAGGIGVSFFAAALFQARDTTKNPYREPSRFVVERPYTLTRNPMYLGITLALLGFAVFFSSVVMMLAPIGFFVALDQLVIPNEEAAMERLFGSQYLDYKTRVRRWL
- a CDS encoding PspA/IM30 family protein, producing the protein MLISRMISLIGGKLRRWLKSHEARDPEAVYEAAITDRVRRYHQLKNAAAGVIYMRNKLERELRSKSVELKEVDEQAGQAADMNEDQCALILIQRKHELEADCARLREELGDLTREAEEAKKNLIAFKGEIEKLKVEKVRMMARLKNAQARVRIQEALESLSYDEDVRALEEVRESIQRTLAQAGVNRELGESELGVKLDEIRRRNAETKAAAELADLKRRRRPPLAPMDIFTQAAEAANGRPHPGNGEAA
- a CDS encoding GNAT family N-acetyltransferase: MEVRDASVDDLPGILEIFNEVITNSTAVWFDTLDDLQGRRRWFEARQARGFPIKVAVEDGSVLGYATFADFRAWHGYRHTVEHSIYVRADRRRSGIGRILLRALIERATASRAHAMVGAIEALNHASLALHADLGFKQVARMPEVGCKFGRWLDLIFVQRLLDSRMTP
- a CDS encoding XRE family transcriptional regulator gives rise to the protein MHRERELRGWALSELARRAAVSKSMISKVERGEASPTASLLGRLAGAFGTTMSSLLEEPACPQRLTRRSDQSLWKDPATGYLRRAICPPGAGRAEVTEVTLPAGARVAFPKEAFAFLEQQIWMMRGTLHFTEGPVVHVLRRGDHLTLGPPSDCTFENHDKHACVYLVMLVRSSRAEIR
- a CDS encoding competence/damage-inducible protein A, producing MIERAAILSTGDEIMTGKVVDTNSNYLADKLVENGVDLVAVLTTGDVPDRLQWAWRTAIAMSDVVISTGGIGPTVDDLTTETVARIAGVKLVRDQASVDHMKRLFATINRVMPENNLKQADFPDGAEIIPNPLGTAPGFRLPITLAGHSSQLIVLPGVPREMKPMMENWVIPWIQKNRGTDKVIAMRIFQTFGMSESALDQAVAGLIKADEARVGLRASFPQISLRLTVEGKPGEAERKLEELAQRVRGKISEFLFAEGEITMEEVVGRLLIEKKIKLAVAESCTGGLIGHRLTNVPGSSNYLIGDLVTYSNEMKTELLGVSETTLRTVGAVSEECVREMAVGARRRTGAEVAIATSGVAGPDGGTPDKPVGTICLGLDSERGQISRRYQFRGTRDWIKLLTSQVALDWIRRYALDLQIAESALFRR
- a CDS encoding phosphatidylglycerophosphatase A, which codes for MRSLIIFIATGAYSGFSPFAPGTAGSLVGVLVVWLAFGPLWSDSPPLALVVFVAAFAISCWIAGRAEVIFKEPDSSKIVIDEVLGMVATMYGNPLTVPWMLAGFVLFRIFDVMKPFPAGWIDRRVEGGTGVMLDDLGSAIYANILLQVARRVLVH
- a CDS encoding cytidylate kinase family protein is translated as MAVIAISQQVGSRGIELGRLTAEQLGWRFKTGQELIAEAARRFGVSEDQLLVFDLRTPHFWERLRSESHRYLAYIRAVLLKELAHDSIVVAGRALAHLTPPLRYALRVRVVSPMAERIKCTEQEERLSAASAEKHVREVDRETKARSQTLSGVDVDDPTLYDVIVNSSAQPLGAIARLLANAAAEINAAADAAARSALSDAAIAGEVHAALLAHPKIRDAQISVACRAGTVSLSGPGLVAPWDELVCGVARTIDGVTAVEVGAEQPPMPYPTA
- the speY gene encoding deoxyhypusine synthase; the encoded protein is MAARMARPRLAGAEINPRGVRGDMTAAELIDTAFLAYNGRKLRDACRLFAERMLEPDVVVGMSVTGALTPAGLGMSCLIPLIENGFVDWMVSTGANLYHDTHFGIGLKMYQGSAEADDVALRNAGVVRIYDIFFDYRVLLSTDTFFREIARLEEFQRPMSTAEFHYRAGRYVAERERILKLKRRSLLAAAYEYGLPIYTSSPGDSSIGMNLALLEMEGHGLRIDPLADVNETASIVYAAKQSGGRSAVFILGGGSPKNFVLQTEPQIQEVMGVAEKGHDYFLQVTDARPDTGGLSGATPSEAVSWGKIDPNRLPDTVVCYVDSTVALPLITAYALARRKRRKPRRLYDRRGEMMNTLASAYEKVRKRRLKRGES
- a CDS encoding 3'(2'),5'-bisphosphate nucleotidase CysQ → MISPDGNLRRELTLARKAARAAGDILRGYWRRGDYQISSKGKDNPVTQADLEADRTLKRLLHDPFPEYGWLSEETADSEARLKCRRVWIVDPLDGTKEFIQGIPEFCVAVALVEEGHPVLGVTYNPITREMFWSARGMGCHLNTEPVRVTRTRVLHRANVLASRSETARGEWEVFHGRLKVSPTGSVAYKLALVAAGKGDATFTRSPKSEWDIASGAALLAEAGGTMTDIHGAMIRFNQRRVKVAGMIADNTVLHEQLVKIAPHPERAPE
- a CDS encoding MFS transporter, coding for MNERAKLSPYRWVIELLLLLLLTVQSLTWLAPAPILDEIKKGLGITLGSAGLIISIIALCIGIFSILGAVVIEKLGALRCLQIGVWLMALAAIASGFAGSFSVLLLCRVLEGVGFGMVIAPPGALTMEWFGESEWPYINMINFAFAYVGLTAVFRITPTLFVAVDSSWQSVLFDYGIATAGVALLWTILGRQGTTAPVPTEVENYVASESALIEVMKMRNVLLIAIGLFGGMWVFQLYTAFLPQFFRGFRGMSLAEASLLTQVLPLTGFFAVLGGGFGTALTGLRKPFTWPIAIFTLVGCFGAIELSNPTWIGLSLVLVGIGSAGSLVAITTLMMELPNMNPTRLGASLGFVWAVGYFGAFLSPVLGGKLAASIGLREVMLGFLAFQILPTVALYFLPETGPGRAGVEKAAERAVQPAVEPAKSA